Proteins found in one Malassezia vespertilionis chromosome 5, complete sequence genomic segment:
- a CDS encoding uncharacterized protein (TransMembrane:10 (i213-232o244-266i287-306o312-333i340-357o363-386i398-416o428-450i457-478o484-500i); BUSCO:EOG09262R8O; EggNog:ENOG503NVXV; COG:E; COG:G), translating to MASQAVRTPLPKVVLTRIPPRALQPPHAAANMNRAPTARYQGPLFSLRLYPLEGIDVGARQQTMPKVYGPPWLPWPPDPATSPLRQKRRMRMYIPASNTYHLRTTVFVSKKRVHKLAVVRNRCRTQLTSSLKRLVQQEHTPLRTLYAYIFFAFAPLYAAPHRLSFACTLVPMSQTQPSSSAKPPGGPEKEAHSGGQKEGLPQPAIAASAKPKVHPAVIISIWIALSSSVIVYNKYVLDNLKYPYPVFLTTFHMAFAAIGTRVLARYTTLLKGLSNVEMNMERWTRNILPIGALFSGSLVFSNMAYLSLNVSFIQMLKAFTPVAVLLISFAFGLKKLSGTLTMIVAMISVGVCLASYGEVDFDITGFVYQVLAIAFESTRLVMVQVLLQGLKMDPLVSLYYFSPVCAALNMCLLPFTEGLAPFRSLAQLGPVVLLSNAGVAFGLNIASVFLIGAASSLTLTLAGVLKDILLILGSMWILGSRVTGLQFIGYAIALGGLVLFKTHKG from the exons ATGGCGTCgcaggccgtgcgcacacCGCTACCTAAAGTTGTGCTCACGCGGATTCCCCCTAGAGCACTGCAGCCCCCGCATGCGGCAGCGAATATGAATCGCGCGCCTACGGCGCGGTACCAAGGCCCCCTGTTTTCGCTGCGCTTATACCCGCTGGAAGGCATCGACGTGGGCGCACGCCAGCAGACGATGCCGAAGGTGTACGGACCGCCGTGGCTGCCCTGGCCGCCCGACCCAGCGACAAGCCCGCTGcggcaaaagcggcgcatgcgcatgtATATCCCGGCATCGAACACGTACCATCTTCGCACCACCGTGTTTGTGAGCAAGAAACGCGTGCACAAACTCGCCGTTGTGCGGAACAGGTGCCGCACACAACTCACATCCTCGCTCAAgcggcttgtgcagcaAGAGCACACGCCATTGCGCACAC TATACGCCTATATATTCtttgcttttgcgccgctttacgcagcgccgca CCGTCTGTCGTTTGCGTGTACGCTCGTCCCAATGTCCCAAACGCAACCCTCGTCCTCTGCAAAGCCGCCCGGTGGGCCGGAGAAGGAGGCGCATTCTGGCGGCCAGAAGGAGGGCCTACCACAGCCGGCCATAGCCGCGAGTGCGAAGCCCAAAGTGCACCCCGCGGTGATTATTAGCATTTGGATCGCGctgagcagcagcgtgaTTGTGTACAATAA ATACGTGCTGGATAATCTCAAGTATCCCTACCCAGTGTTCCTTACAACATTCCACATGGCGTTTGCCGCCatcggcacgcgcgtcttggcgcgctaCACGACGCTCCTCAAAGGCCTGAGCAATGTAGAGATGAACATGGAGCGCTGGACACGCAATATCTTGCCGATTGGTGCGCTCTTTTCAGGGAGTCTTGTGTTCAGCAACATGGCGTACCTCTCTCTCAACGTGAGCTTTATCCAGATGCTCAAGGCGTTCACCCCCGTCGCCGTGCTGCTCATTTCGTTTGCGTTTGGGCTGAAGAAGCTGTCGGGGACGCTGACCATGATCGTCGCGATGATTTCTGTCGGCGTGTGTCTTGCATCGTACGGCGAAGTGGACTTTGACATCACTGGATTCGTCTACCAGGTCCTTGCCATTGCGTTTGAAAGCACGCGGCTCGTCATGGTGCaggtgctgctgcaagGCCTCAAGATGGACCCCCTCGTGAGTCTCTACTACTTCTCGCCCgtttgtgccgcgctgAACATGTGCCTTTTGCCGTTTACCGAGGGGCTCGCCCCGTTCCGCTCACTCGCCCAGCTGGGCCCGGTCGTGCTACTGAGTAATGCAGGCGTCGCGTTTGGGCTGAACATCGCGTCGGTGTTTTTgatcggcgctgcatcctcGCTCACGCTCACGCTTGCCGGCGTGCTCAAGGATATCCTGCTCATTCTCGGGTCCATGTGGATCTTGGGGAGCAGGGTCACGGGCCTGCAGTTTATTGGGTACGCCATTGCCCTTGGCGGTCTTGTCCTGTTCAAGACACACAAGGGATAA
- a CDS encoding uncharacterized protein (COG:L; EggNog:ENOG503NVYP), whose protein sequence is MLAPPLPRHVPGLGQDLRGPRGDVQVHASWDGAEHRTQSSVDAAPLPASDTKAAPPSLDNIQPAYYYPMDAYAEENTHGTPPEHGIPVFTPTMAQFQDFYTFCQAIDRFGMQSGIVKIIPPQEWIDALPSIAAGQSSNAPAIDKVHIRNAIQQHFIPAGPGQWKQANVTRTSKVWDAKQWADVCNDAAQRGPSMSRIQRKVEADREAERMHAQSRAYENAPASAPVSQGGVRTRSAGSGAEVCAPSKHAKSNRKTSAGEWQAFDFRRAWTQEALLDAERAAGIAPPSPAAWDVAACRAIESEYWRSLNFGRPPMYGADLQGTLYDARTKSWNVGTLDSLLSRKLNHALPGVTTPYLYFGMWRASFAWHVEDMDLYSINYLHFGAPKQWYAIRQADRARFESVMAAAFPADSRQCAHFMRHKSFLASPSFLQSQGVRPLRLVQHAHEFVITYPYGYHAGYNLGFNCAESVNFALPSWVEIGRAADYCKCALAQESVHFDVDEILGRPPAPPAAHGAPRKRRKVKDAEAGGGAYVCVFCTASDAHDRARLRTDAVQALEQAPASKKSVAALQDGAVYAHRICAGFLPETWLDATGEYIEGAAAIEPARWALKCQLCKDPDGAKHGAKIQCTKGKCTRTAHVGCALEQDSGWFLDFHNAETADVEGPVALCRAHNPRHAKEEAQRKEDALRLRIHEIELGTWIDVKCGGSVWAAKLCGVDDAARRVLVQDAEGEQAQPIPWTHVVPKRAERSVERESQAYVLECTLPVRRVHGRKSREYAV, encoded by the coding sequence ATGCTGGCGCCACCGCTGCCCAGGCACGTCCCTGGACTGGGACAAGATCTGCGCGGGCCGCGTGGCGATGTGCAAGTGCACGCATCTTGGGACGGTGCTGAGCATCGAACGCAAAGCAGTGtagacgctgcgccgctgccggcCAGCGACACGAAGGCGGCACCTCCTTCCTTGGACAACATCCAGCCGGCGTACTACTATCCCATGGACGCGTACGCTGAAGAGAATACCCACGGCACTCCCCCTGAGCATGGCATCCCGGTATTTACACCGACCATGGCCCAATTCCAAGACTTTTACACGTTCTGCCAAGCAATCGATCGCTTTGGCATGCAGAGCGGGATCGTGAAGATTATCCCACCGCAGGAATGGATCGACGCGCTGCCGAGCATCGCTGCTGGCCAGTCATCCAACGCACCTGCCATTGACAAGGTCCATATTCGCAACGCAATCCAACAGCATTTCATCCCCGCCGGCCCCGGCCAGTGGAAACAGGCCAACGTCACACGCACGTCCAAGGTATGGGATGCCAAGCAATGGGCCGATGTGTGCAatgatgcagcgcagcggGGACCGTCCATGTCGCGTATCCAGCGCAAGGTCGAGGCGGATCGCGAGGCGGAGCGCATGCATGCACAGAGCCGTGCGTACGAAAATGCCCCTGCATCGGCACCGGTATCGCAGGGCGGTGTGCGCACTCGCAGCGCGGGCTCGGGCGCCGAGGTGTGTGCGCCGTCCAAGCACGCCAAATCGAACCGTAAAACCAGCGCTGGAGAATGGCAAGCATTTGACtttcgccgcgcgtggaCCCAAGAAGCACTCTTGGAcgcagagcgcgccgccggcatTGCGCCTCCGTCGCCCGCTGCGTGGGACGtagcggcgtgccgcgcgatCGAAAGTGAGTACTGGCGCTCGCTCAACTTTGGGCGCCCGCCCATGTACGGTGCAGATCTGCAAGGCACCCTGTACGACGCGCGGACGAAATCATGGAACGtcggcacgctcgacaGTCTTCTTTCGCGCAAGCTAAACCATGCGCTTCCCGGCGTCACCACGCCGTACCTCTACTTTGGCATGTGGCGTGCATCGTTTGCGTGGCATGTAGAGGACATGGATCTCTACTCGATCAACTACCTGcactttggcgcgccgaagcaGTGGTACGCGATCCGCCAAGCAGACCGTGCTCGGTTTGAGTCTGTGATGGCGGCAGCATTCCCTGCAGACtcgcggcagtgcgcgcactTCATGCGGCATAAATCCTTCCTTGCCTCGCCGTCGTTCCTGCAGTCCCAAGGTGTGCGGCCGTTGCGGCTCGTCCAGCATGCACACGAGTTTGTAATCACCTATCCGTATGGATACCATGCCGGCTACAATCTCGGCTTCAACTGTGCCGAAAGTGTCAATTTCGCACTCCCCTCGTGGGTGGAAATTGGGCGTGCGGCGGACTACTGCAAATGTGCGCTCGCACAGGAAAGTGTGCACTTTGATGTAGACGAGATTCTGGGGCGGCCCcccgcgccgccagcagcgcacggtgcgccgcgcaagcgtcgaAAAGTAAAGGACGCCGAggcaggcggcggcgcgtatGTGTGTGTATTCTGCAccgcgagcgatgcgcacgatagggcgcgcttgcgtacAGATGCcgtgcaagcgctcgagcaagcTCCTGCCTCGAAGAAGAgcgttgcggcgctgcaagacgGCGCTGTGTATGCCCACCGCATATGCGCTGGCTTTCTCCCAGAGACCTGGCTCGACGCCACGGGCGAATACATCGagggcgcagcggcgattGAGCCTGCACGGTGGGCGCTCAAGTGCCAGCTATGCAAGGATCCTGACGGTGCAAAGCACGGGGCCAAGATCCAGTGCACCAAAGGTaaatgcacacgcaccgcgcatgTTGGCTGTGCATTGGAGCAGGATAGCGGCTGGTTCCTCGATTTCCACAACGCAGAGACGGCGGATGTAGAGGGCCCTGTAGCGCTGTGCCGTGCACACAACCCGCGCCATGCCAAagaagaggcgcagcgcaaagaagaCGCGTTGCGCCTACGGATTCACGAGATCGAGCTGGGGACGTGGATTGATGTAAAGTGCGGCGGGAGTGTATGGGCGGCAAAATTGTGCGGTGtggacgatgcggcgcggcgtgtgctGGTACAGGATGCAGAAGGCGAGCAAGCCCAGCCAATTCCATGGACGCATGTCGTGCCGAAGCGTGCGGAGCGAAGCGTGGAGCGCGAAAGCCAAGCGTACGTCCTCGAGTGTACATTGCCGGtgcggcgtgtgcacgGAAGAAAAAGTAGGGAGTATGCAGTGTGA